The following DNA comes from Miscanthus floridulus cultivar M001 chromosome 5, ASM1932011v1, whole genome shotgun sequence.
GGAAGTCGAATTATCTTGTCGCCCTCGTCTTGGCGTCGCTCTTGCTCTCCGCCATGGCAGGTTAGCGCGCTAGCTGGTTGTTTTGTTGATCAATTCAGGTCATGTGTGTGCTCTTCTCTTTTCCAAGACGTTCTTCGTTTAAACtgttatatatattagaaatccAGTTCTACAAGATTTGTATGTGTGGTAAGAATAAGATCTCACGTGCGTGACCCATATATACATACTAGTTTATCGTCCTTCAGTTTCTGTAGTGATTTGTGGAGCTTTTGCTTGATGCAGGAGGGCATAGGAAGAAGCTTCTGAACAAAGATGAGGCATCAGAATCAATGGTAcataacaatatatatatatattttacacTTTAAAAAAAGGAGGAATAATAACTATGTATACTGTATGATCCAGCTAGCTAGAGATGCATATATATTCTGTTTGCTCTTGTATATTGATCAACTATATATAATCATGTTATTATCATGGCATTGCACAAAAGCTAATGTAAAAAACTTGGAAGAATTTCTTGAAAGTCTTCCGAATATGGGATTAATTATTAGTTTTCTTCTCCCTATTGGCCCCCGGCCGGCTCGtcctctccctcttcttctcaagAGCACGGCAATAGAACATGCAACACGTTGACTAGGCATAATCAGACGCAATTTTCCAACTCCAAGATGGTTTATTTCTATACATTCCGTGCATTATTCCTTTAGGACAGTCAGTTCTATTTGACCAGTTAGCGCAGCCAATTTGTATAAGTTTTTTTTAGGGACAATTTGTATAAGTTTCTCTGTCAAATAGATACTAGCTATCGAACGCACATAGATCCATATATATCTATATTGGATATAGTGATGCTTGATCCCCAGAACTGAACTTTAAACAATCCATGGGTAGCAGCTACAGTATGGATATATGAAAGCACTTTTTTTTGGTCAAATACTCAATCCCTTCCAAATTATAGGAGGTAGTCAAATACTGAATCCCTTCCAAATTATAGgaggtgtttgggactgctccacaaactctgctCTCCAAACTCCATcgtggagcagctccacaaaaAATTGGAGTTTGtgggtgctctcacaactccacctTTTTTTCTTGAACAGAGTGCGTGGAGCTGAAACCGTTTGGCTAAAAAACATGGAGCAGAGCTAAAAACGTGGAGCGAAGTAGTCCCAAACACCCCCATAGTCTGGTTAGATTTTGTCGTATCAAATGGCAATAATTCTATAATTTTGACCAAGTTATTTAGAGGAAATGCCACAAGATTTATGACGTCAAATTAGCTTCATTAATTTTTCTTGAACTATGctttgatagtgcatttatttgaacttgtagaTACAAATACGTTTTCCTAAAAACTAGATCAAACTAATTAAAAAACCAAAATTAAATGAACTACGATTTGAAATGAAGGAAATATTTAGcatacaatatatatataaatatatgaaatACGTCGAAAGTGTCCCCAATATATTATCTGTAGTTGTACCAGTTAATTCCCTTGCAGATAGTTATATGAACTATGATTTGGAATGAAAGGAATATTTAGACATCAGTTTATTTATTTAATATTGCACGTCTGCAATAGTTGTTGCGGTTAATCGCGATCTTCACACTATATTATATATTTGCACCCTAATCTCGCTGTGTTCTCCTATAACAAGTATAGCTAGCGTGTAATTGTTCATGCATGCATGGCAGGAGACATCGGAATCCATGCAGCAGCTGCAAGAAGACGACGAAATGGCAGTGGTGGTCCACGAGAGAATTCTCAGGCAGGTGAAGATGAACGACTACGGGCGCTACGACCCTTCACCCACCATGGCTAAGCCTCACTTCAAGGACATACCTAACTAGCCAGCCcacacactatatatatatgttgcttgctagtCGCTCCTCCTTACACAAGTGTCACATATATTTGTCGAATAAATTCCATGTATCATCACCATGTGACTATATATGTCCATGTGCACAGTGCCACACTACGTACCTGTTGATATATGTGCATGTATGACGTATGTATGAAACTTATTATCAGTACTTATGGGAGCTAGTAGTATATATATTTGGTGTCCGGCCTCCTCTTCCAGTTTGAAATCGAGTACTCACTCCATTCTACAATACCACAttcagcttggcactcggcaaagggcgctcgatAAACAGTTTATCagtaaagacctctttgccgagtgcactttatcgtcgagtgctaatctgacactcggcaaagaaaagtcgtcGTGACGGCGAGCGTCACCGTGacgacggctttgccgagtgtcaaggtcaaacactcgacaaaggtcgccgctttgccgagcgtcattgactcagacactcggcaaaggtggccactgtgccgagtgccaccggccagacactcggcaaacaggcgatcttttgccgagtgccttgcccgtggcactcggcaaatcagtgATGTTTGCCAAGTGCAacggcctttgcactcggcaaagcatgttcccaggtagtgactttgccgagtgtcatagccATTGCattcggcaaagtgactgaaaacagtcttttttatttgtttttacaTCCCAtgcaaacaaacagaagatatatataacaaacatcaccaacatcacatatatatcatcaacaacacatatatatcaccaacaccacatatatatcacaaacgtcacatatatatcacaaacgtcatatgtctcacaatatatcacaaataagttcacaagtaatctaagtgctccatcatctacaaccacaattgcaaatagaagtaccattaacaaccacaagcatcatcaccaagatggccaatgagattaatttggtgaaggattcgctgaagcatgaggatcgttcgatgccgccgattgattctccacaaaggagaagagattgcatgtgtgaggcaagataaatatataccatacatgaataaaactttcatactccactaggtttgaccgtaagcatgaacatacaaactaaaacatttatactcacaggagtagaatagtgaggaggtggaggtgtaggtggagcgaatagcgaaggtggcagaactacacccgtagcggcaccaagactttgcatgtactaaaGAATGTCCGCCATCCTTCGCTACTCggtctcccgctcggcctccaccctctccatcttcgcctgcatctgctcctgtatcctcctctcttgttccagctgggcctacaatatattcaccccaatgttacaataatgcaaaggaaaggtatgaaaaaaaccaatgaacgacgaataaaccaggaatgacctcgagtgcctccacccggtggtgtgaaatGTCCTACCGAGGTTGTATGGCCGGGCTCGTGCTCGTGCTTCTTGCTCAAATCTAGGAGAGACtcggagtagcggccgagtcgattgcgccgtcgtcaatccagtaccgcccatgcttcttgcctcctcccaccctcatgacgacttctccatcaaggtccttagtgctcggatcgtactctagcCCATGGatctcccttgccatcgatgtgtactcactgaggcggttgtggacggtcacattgctgtatgcctcgggcccgtccttcgggttgtagtcgacgtcggacgttgccttgcccttgtgggccatagcaaatgccttgaagatggagcaaggctggccaccatgtgacaccgactgcgagaaaaacagcaagatgattagaaatcatgcagaattgagcgttagaataaataaatgaattcgtgtacccatgtttctgcgtatccgctgaggctatggctgccttgatggtgtgctacacctagcatcatcaaacgccgctcccgacacaagttgtgcgtctcctcccactcacgtgagcaccacttgtccaccatctgtacccagcactggggatgcgcgatgcaccaataaggaatgatctataggccatcaagtacatgacatatcagaagatgaaattaagcctacttaatctcaaaaggaatcagtattaatgttatGTATTTACCTGCAAGTACTAGTCTCGGGTCAACATCATGGTTCTTgcatcccttttggtgaccttcattCCAAGGACGGTCTCGTGGTAAGTTACGACGGACTGGATGcacgcctcgtaatgcatgtccacgaccAGTTTTTtgtagcatttggtagccaccgcatccgccctggcctcatgtccgtcttggcatctaaagaaatcctgcatacaaacacgatgtatccattcattatttcaagaatgtcaaatgaatgcgatgtattgagcaatgtagtgcgaggaagacttacccacaacttttgcttcacccgctctgccttgttgttgaataccctatgGTCCCGATCTGTAGCATCGGgggcggcggcgtagtggtcaaacaagTAGGCCGGCCCTGTCACTCCGGCATACTCAACCAGGCTAGCAAAGtgctccttgcatagaagaccgaggatgtcattgacttggcgtgtgtgagcacctccactcgccacaatcgtctagttcctgcccaagtgattaagaaaaattattagtttctattttgattttcaacatatcatataaagtagtgataacatctaaagttacttactttttccccTTGGGTCGAATCAGTGGAcgtctctcacgaggtatcggtcgctgagggaggctcgcaggacctcgcaagtagacgctcgacgaactagaggaagcaGAACGCCCTGTTGTATCGTAGTCCTCCTGCGCATCCTCCTACGCCTCCTCCTGCACGTCCTCCtacgcctcctcggcgtcctcttggggcacctgctcctcctcctcacgcgacgGGGCGGCAGGCGATGGCTCCCTCctacggctgctcctcctcctactctccctcGGTGCAGCGGTCATTGTCCTTTCATACAAGGAcgctagcttcctcatcccaccgcccaccatctttgttcaatcacctacaattaaaaagagtaaaccaataagcacagataaacaaaaagtacttagaaagagatgcaaaataaacaaaacgtaattacaaaataacatagtattacatgtattagaaataatcttcatgatcgggattagctagatcataagtctcatcatcactatcaatcatgtcgaaataatcaacactatctgaatgagcaatgttgctattgttattgtctaaatgtaatcgctcaggcatttgtaagtccttcacattttgcacctcatctccagcgtcctcttcaataaccgtttcattgtctacttctattccgatcgcttcggttaagtctatctcaaacctcccttctagtccctcttcttgaaagaactctccatcatatgtgtttgggtctaagttgtaatcttcatcatttgggataggcactttaccgtgtggcaataccctatgcacaatatcccaacccttaagatgccttttggtttgacacgcatatgggaaataataaacttgcatggcctgttgggccacaatatagacatcgtctcctggtaagacgaaATCATgttgaatttcgactagcccaagattagaatatgtccgtctcgttactttagtatcaaaccaatggcatttgaatatgacgtgattaaaaggtttggaaccatgaaatttgagttcatatatttcttcaattcttccataatactcgacctcatcaacaCCGGGCGTAAAAACTCCGAAACttatggttcttcgattgggccaactctgctcgtagcttgttatgcgaaagcgatatccattcatgtcataatcggaaaatgacctgaccctataggcaaagccatcaacaacctgtctcaactcggcacgcatagacgcatccctctggccctgcaagctcaagcaggatacatcattatattattcgcacgtacgagtaacttggaatgtcaaactaagtacgagttaaattggacggtaccttccatttgaaccaagaaatgaaatcaggcattccatttctcgcaccctatctaagaagggtatctagctgctgcagggtaggatcccttgattgacgccaaaattcatgaagaaattccttgtaccaacgagaaacaagggggttggatgcagaatagtgacggtgtatttaacaagttcgttgagaacttactgcatgtacggcgccacttcgtcaaggttggtcaacacgtatagcatgatatggtgccactcttcatgattcaaggtcttgggggttgatgcacttgtgcttccgagttgccctcggaaaaggctgaggttcgattcatttttgccagcattgtaacgagggggtggattatgcacgctagggaggttgtcaccatagtatgttgttgtgaagttcgccacctcctctagaatgtatgcctctgcaatggaagcctcgattttgcatttatttctacatttctttcaaagaacctttagacatttctcgattggatagcaccaatggccctgcattgccccccccattcgtgcctcatacgggaggtgcaaaatcaaatgttgtatcagattgaagaagctgggtggaaagatcttctccaacttacagagcaacacaagtgtcattctttccaagtcagcaatcacggtccacgataactccttggcacaaagctggcgaatgaaatagctcaactctactagcactagccagacatgctcagggacatagcctcgaaccatcaccagaagaagccactcaatccatatgtggtagtcatgactcttcatccctaagacttgcatagtagataagttcactcccctccttagattagctgcatacccatcagggaacattaacgtctagatccattctagtactttcctcctttggggcttgctcaagacaaaattggccttaggccttctccatgtcttgtcacgactaggaggcttcatatgttggtttggtctatcgcataacattgctagatccactctagccttaacgttgtcctttgacttgttaggaatgtccatgattgttgcccaaagtgcctcggtgacattcttttcagtgtgtattacatcaatgttgtgtggaaggagaaggtcatcaaaataggggagccgagtcaagcccgacttatgagtccacatatgttgctcaccatatcccacaaaaccaccttctggattgaccatGAGACCATCTATATGTTCACGAACCACGGCACCAGTCcttatcggtggtgcagggtctgtcactatgacacctttcgtaaagttcttgatgtctcgtctgaatgcatggtcaagagggaggaattgtcgatgtttgttgaacgatgaatacttgccacccttctacaaccaaatgaacctcagaccttccttgcatactaggcatgggaactttccatgaacacaccaggcgtagaatatcccatatgccaggaagtcatgcagggagtagtggtaccaaccatgcattttgaagtttttctttgtatctcggtcgtatgtccataccccttcctcccaagcatggaccaattcatcgaTCATAGGctctatgaacacacccatattatttcctgagtgtccaggaattattaacgacaagaatatgttctgtcatTGAAAGCATACGCCGGGGGGAGAtcgagggggataacaaacatagGCCatcatgtgtatggggcagccatcattccataaggattgaacccatctgttgccagcgcaacacatacattatgagcctctttagctttctcatgatgaatgccatcaaagtgggtccatgcttcaccattggatgcatgtaccatcctatcaggattgtatcgtttgccatttttgtgccatgtcatctatttcgtagattcctcggtcatgtatagctatTGGATCCTCGATATGAACGGAAGGTGTCGTAGGATTGTCACgggaatgtcaagctgcctcttctagccatcaccagaatctacctccaggaacctagaggatttacactttggatagtactttgcttccacgtattctttcctaaataggatgcacccctccaagcaagcatgtatctgctcatatggcatcttaagtgtgtgaaggagtttctgtgactcgtgcatgctctttggcagaaggtgaccctccggaagcagactgccaataactgtcaacataccatcaaagatgtctcgactcaggctatactatgactttaacgccattatgcgtccaatggcatccagttgagaaacctttgtctggccatgaaggggtttctgtgccatagcaaacatgtcatagaacgcctttgcggttgcctctggctcctccgccGTACGTtcttcagcgaactgtgcctcgtgatagtTATTTAAcgtgtctgctaccccggcatcagcatcataatcctcgacgcgtggtctcaccacctcctctctcatacgatcggcttcaccatggtagacccatcgagtatagtctgccgtaaatccattcttccaaagatgttcccccatgaccttcttcgtttgtcttttcctgtttgcacatttacTGCAGGGATAGCAAATTTTACtcactcctttagcagccacgccaaataCCCGTtctaagaaagcatcggtcttgtcgatccattcattggtgacctgaccctgacttgcgtggcccgtgtacatccactcacggtcctccatcctctaacatatatagcggcgagtaatataaacatcaattgcatctacacgacattcctactatctaataggtgaggataggtcctaatcccacccgtggatccatagatgaggtttgtttccatgctctactcctatccgagatagaatttcgacagcacctccccgttgttctccaaatacacgtcctgccagggagagtgtgtatccggagaacaatagggagatgatgctgaaactctatctcggatcggagcagaccgtggaaactaaccccacctatgcatccacgggctgtccaaaaaacatagacaattcgaaacagatacagttttagatatggaaatatctgtaTATTTTCaactgtatctctttcgaacgggagatgcctaactaggttacgtgatcCATGACCATGATatagaaagaggggttatacctagggtggcagtggagtcaggctagaggggccatggcgggttggtgtagtggcgaggcgacacggtgcaggcagacccacaGCGGTGAGGAAGGCGATCGAGGTCGCCGAGGTACTCCAGCTCCActtcgacgggctcttctctacaaaaaagaaacataaaactgtcaatacaaaatttcagcagcatctcccctgcacggtgaggtttccaaaacctgtaagaaaaccaacggcacgatggctgacatgcacaagattatatccaaccacatatatataacaatgtcacaaccactactacaactcctacgactaccaccactgctactctaccactactactaccgcaactactagtaatactatgaCGACGAtgacggtagggcatacctagtgggcgtcgtagggcggcggtggtgaaggggctagggcgccggtggacaaggcgacgACTGGGGAAGCACCGGGAGACGTGGCAACGGCGACCGGGGCgccccctccacctcctcctccttcctccttcctccttcctcctcctacttctcttcctcctctcctcctctcctcctcctcctctctttctcctcctccgacggcacggcgcgggcgtgggcgggggcggcggcggtgatggcgcgggcgcgggcgggggtggcggcggcgctggtgCAAGCggttcttcggagattcttcggtttacaagcatcgtacgtggcaacttgcgcgaaaccttctcaattttttatcacagcctccacatatgatatcatgacatctcgaaaagtttcaagatttttggtcttcgtttgctttttatagaatttaaaaacaacttgaccgcaagttcgtggtcatgttttgtgaacaagatgttcgaaattggtggtctgttcctggatatggcctcacattatactaaataacatgaatatcatttttccattcattttttcattattcgaatgactagcagttataatttgaattatccaagaaaattcaattaaatgaaataaattaaagaaatatagaaaaagtccgagaaatgtgccacattggaatatggagtaccaggtattgtatgaggactgcagaaaaagtttggaggtcaaaagtaaaaaaaaatatggtttgccgagtgtcaaaaaatgacactcggcaaagtagcgctttgccgagtgtcaggagaagacactcggcaaagggttaacggcggtggccctttgccgagtgttctagttgccgagtgcccgacactcggcaaacctggtctttgctgagtgttattgtttgccgagtgctcggcactcggcaaactacctctttgtcgagtgccagttgtttgccgagtgttttctctctggcactcggcaaatagcctctttgtcgagcgcccgataaaaagtactcgacaaagtctggaacactcggcaaagaagccgtctccggtagtgctAAATTATAAGCTACTTTATTTTTTTTGGTAaattcat
Coding sequences within:
- the LOC136451899 gene encoding uncharacterized protein yields the protein MEPRKSNYLVALVLASLLLSAMAGGHRKKLLNKDEASESMETSESMQQLQEDDEMAVVVHERILRQVKMNDYGRYDPSPTMAKPHFKDIPN